One genomic segment of Novisyntrophococcus fermenticellae includes these proteins:
- a CDS encoding ABC transporter permease: protein MAQKRKRKKSLWQRGKENKKLQAALTILLPAFFGILLLALWQGEVLHMVFHTDSYTLPLPTKIGSILTDNLNKIGENTIATVSVASIGLVLGSLLGYITAVLAACFPKLGRGGLSIIGAFASLPVVAMAPVINNWTKDVSNEASVRSMVAKVIVVMLISAANMSLNAYRGLTELEPYASDLMATYAAKKSVVLVKLRLPNSVPYIFVALKVAVPASIMTAIVSEYFAEYITGVGRQIRENIVLAQYATAWAYIATACLLGIISYVILMIVQSILLRKYH, encoded by the coding sequence ATGGCACAGAAACGAAAAAGAAAAAAATCCTTGTGGCAGAGAGGGAAGGAAAATAAAAAGCTGCAGGCGGCGTTAACAATCCTGTTGCCGGCGTTTTTTGGAATCCTGTTGTTGGCGCTCTGGCAGGGGGAAGTATTACATATGGTGTTCCACACGGACAGTTATACCTTACCGCTGCCCACAAAGATTGGCAGTATCTTAACCGATAATCTGAATAAAATCGGAGAAAACACGATAGCTACCGTCTCAGTTGCGTCGATTGGCCTGGTGCTGGGAAGCCTTCTGGGATATATAACAGCAGTTTTGGCAGCATGCTTTCCTAAGTTGGGAAGGGGAGGCCTGAGCATTATCGGTGCCTTTGCCTCCCTTCCGGTGGTTGCTATGGCTCCGGTAATTAATAACTGGACAAAGGATGTATCTAATGAAGCAAGTGTTCGGAGTATGGTGGCAAAGGTTATCGTGGTAATGCTTATCTCAGCGGCAAATATGAGCTTAAACGCATATCGGGGTCTGACCGAACTAGAGCCTTATGCCAGTGATTTGATGGCGACATATGCAGCGAAAAAGAGCGTTGTTTTAGTAAAGCTGCGGCTGCCGAATTCTGTTCCGTATATATTTGTGGCCTTAAAGGTAGCGGTTCCGGCAAGCATTATGACAGCAATTGTCAGTGAATATTTTGCAGAATATATTACGGGGGTAGGACGGCAGATTCGGGAGAATATTGTGCTGGCGCAGTATGCAACCGCATGGGCCTATATAGCAACCGCATGTCTGCTGGGAATTATTTCATATGTGATTTTAATGATCGTGCAGAGTATTTTGTTAAGGAAATATCACTAA
- a CDS encoding ABC transporter substrate-binding protein, producing the protein MKKKTMKLASLFFAATVALSMLSGCGDSSGKEASEENVSGSTSAEKAEESAEQTGEEPAISDEAIIKAAAKAGKVGNWGLGNEYEVLALLEKYGLPTEYLSEDFTMDGFDDDSITLASAMTYNELGLVQNDYDGGYGYGDSVGIIDMNDQGVAMLEDNIFCTRKFTEENPNTVAAFLYASLKGWEYAVANPDEAAEICYKYGSSVSAEHQAYMAKEVAKLVTTDMSGNTVSDIGKIDDTAMEQTLDIAKKYVTLDDSDANTALQAITLDDIRETSFFETAKASDGSFDVEKPEVSIQLKWLPQAQFMGYYVALDKGYYEKAGLTVKIVSGGGDIAETTAVNNGTVDFGVTWVTNLASANAGGMDLVEIAQIYQKSGLVLVYKPENFQ; encoded by the coding sequence ATGAAAAAGAAAACTATGAAGTTGGCAAGTCTGTTTTTTGCGGCAACGGTGGCACTCTCCATGCTTAGCGGTTGTGGAGATTCGTCGGGGAAGGAGGCATCGGAAGAAAATGTTTCAGGCAGTACTTCCGCAGAAAAAGCAGAAGAAAGTGCAGAACAGACCGGTGAGGAACCGGCGATAAGTGATGAGGCAATTATTAAAGCTGCGGCAAAGGCAGGAAAGGTAGGAAACTGGGGGCTTGGCAATGAGTACGAGGTTTTGGCACTGCTGGAGAAATATGGGCTTCCGACGGAATACCTCAGTGAAGACTTTACGATGGATGGATTCGATGATGACTCCATTACCCTTGCATCCGCAATGACCTATAATGAGCTTGGACTTGTACAGAATGATTATGATGGCGGTTATGGTTATGGGGATTCTGTCGGAATCATTGATATGAATGACCAGGGTGTGGCAATGCTGGAGGACAATATTTTTTGCACCAGAAAGTTTACAGAGGAAAATCCGAATACAGTGGCGGCATTCTTATATGCATCCCTGAAGGGGTGGGAATATGCGGTGGCAAACCCCGATGAAGCGGCAGAAATCTGTTACAAATATGGTTCCTCTGTATCGGCAGAGCATCAGGCATATATGGCAAAAGAGGTTGCAAAGCTGGTAACAACAGATATGAGCGGGAATACAGTAAGCGATATCGGTAAAATAGATGATACGGCAATGGAGCAGACTCTGGACATTGCGAAGAAATACGTCACACTGGACGATTCGGATGCAAATACAGCACTTCAGGCAATCACATTAGACGATATTCGTGAAACCTCATTCTTTGAAACAGCAAAAGCATCGGATGGCTCATTTGATGTTGAAAAACCTGAAGTTTCCATTCAGTTAAAGTGGCTGCCACAGGCACAGTTCATGGGCTACTATGTGGCCTTGGATAAAGGCTATTATGAAAAAGCCGGATTGACCGTAAAAATTGTCTCCGGCGGCGGTGACATTGCAGAGACAACGGCCGTAAATAATGGAACCGTAGATTTTGGCGTAACATGGGTGACCAACCTTGCTTCTGCGAATGCCGGTGGTATGGATTTAGTGGAGATAGCTCAGATTTATCAGAAGTCAGGTCTTGTGCTCGTATATAAACCGGAAAATTTCCAGTGA
- the hydA gene encoding dihydropyrimidinase — MDLLIKGGTVVTASESYIADVAVSNGKIAAIGKDLNMPAERVVNAAGMLVLPGALDVHTHMAMPFGGTVSADSYLSGTRAAVCGGVTTIFDYPVQHTGETILGLINSKKDVLEKEACCDYAFHCCITDLNEGAILEEMQQAVEEGITSFKCFMVYKKEGMMVDDGLLATLLLRAKELGAMINVHAENPDLIDLRTAQYLKDGKTSAWYHYMSRPEFVEAEADKRVVHWSTHLDAPVYIVHMADKEGLEACIKAKEEGHELYVETCPQYLEFTCDVYKREDGRNFVCSPPMKGQESLEALWTALSAGFIDTVATDHCPFQSYEKDWGKDDFSKIPNGCAGVENLYPYMLDAANAGKLSFEKVVEVCAANPARIFGCQNKGAIAIGKDADIVLYDREKDFTISVNTMHSDYDHTIWEGKKLHGYPVQTYLRGQLVYDNGDFVGTPGTGAYVKRTPKS; from the coding sequence ATGGATTTATTAATAAAAGGGGGAACTGTTGTAACTGCTTCAGAGAGTTATATTGCAGATGTAGCAGTAAGTAATGGAAAAATTGCCGCAATAGGAAAAGATTTAAATATGCCGGCTGAAAGAGTTGTAAACGCTGCCGGCATGCTGGTCTTGCCCGGAGCGTTGGATGTACACACCCATATGGCAATGCCATTTGGCGGCACAGTATCGGCAGACAGCTATTTATCAGGAACACGGGCAGCCGTATGTGGAGGGGTAACGACTATTTTTGATTATCCGGTACAGCATACAGGGGAGACGATTCTTGGACTGATCAATTCTAAAAAGGACGTTTTAGAAAAGGAGGCCTGTTGTGATTATGCATTTCATTGCTGCATTACAGACTTGAACGAAGGTGCTATATTGGAAGAGATGCAACAGGCAGTGGAAGAAGGAATCACCAGCTTTAAATGTTTCATGGTGTATAAAAAGGAAGGTATGATGGTAGATGATGGTTTACTGGCCACTCTGCTGCTACGGGCAAAGGAACTGGGGGCTATGATTAACGTACATGCGGAAAATCCGGATTTGATTGATCTGCGTACCGCACAATATCTGAAAGATGGAAAGACGTCTGCATGGTATCACTATATGAGCAGGCCGGAATTCGTAGAAGCAGAGGCAGATAAAAGAGTGGTTCACTGGTCTACGCATCTGGATGCACCGGTTTATATCGTACATATGGCGGATAAAGAAGGGCTGGAGGCCTGCATTAAGGCGAAGGAGGAAGGCCATGAGCTCTATGTTGAGACGTGTCCGCAGTATTTGGAATTTACCTGTGATGTATATAAGAGAGAAGATGGAAGGAACTTTGTCTGCTCACCGCCAATGAAGGGGCAGGAAAGTCTGGAGGCATTATGGACCGCATTAAGCGCAGGTTTCATAGATACCGTTGCAACGGATCATTGCCCGTTCCAGAGCTATGAAAAGGATTGGGGGAAGGATGACTTCAGCAAGATTCCTAATGGATGTGCCGGAGTGGAGAATCTCTATCCCTATATGTTGGATGCAGCAAACGCAGGAAAACTTTCTTTTGAAAAGGTTGTGGAGGTCTGCGCTGCCAATCCGGCCAGGATTTTTGGCTGTCAAAATAAAGGAGCAATAGCAATAGGAAAAGATGCAGATATTGTTCTCTACGACAGGGAAAAGGATTTTACTATAAGTGTAAATACGATGCATTCTGATTATGACCATACGATCTGGGAGGGAAAGAAGCTTCATGGATATCCGGTGCAGACGTACCTGCGGGGGCAGTTAGTATATGACAATGGAGATTTTGTAGGAACC